The Megasphaera stantonii genome includes a window with the following:
- a CDS encoding GerW family sporulation protein — MDNTIKNNLETIFNNFREMIKVETVVGQAVQIGGATIIPFVDVTFGFGSGSTDGQGSRAGGGGGAKLEPAAVLVIKGDRVEMFSIKKDGYQASAFEKLIAMAPEIIDKMKKDKYIYIKDEDEEAPAADKEK; from the coding sequence ATGGACAACACGATAAAAAACAATCTGGAAACGATCTTTAATAATTTCAGGGAAATGATCAAGGTAGAAACCGTCGTAGGACAGGCCGTCCAAATCGGCGGCGCGACGATCATTCCCTTCGTCGACGTCACCTTCGGCTTCGGCTCCGGCTCAACAGACGGTCAGGGCAGCCGCGCCGGCGGAGGCGGAGGCGCGAAGCTGGAACCGGCGGCCGTATTGGTCATCAAGGGCGACAGGGTGGAAATGTTTTCCATCAAAAAGGACGGCTATCAGGCCTCGGCCTTTGAAAAGCTCATCGCCATGGCTCCGGAAATCATCGACAAGATGAAAAAGGATAAATATATTTACATCAAAGACGAAGACGAGGAAGCACCGGCAGCAGACAAAGAAAAGTAA
- a CDS encoding OmpH family outer membrane protein, giving the protein MKLKKQIASLAVIGMMSVVAATSAFAAGVGYVNFDTLISSHKDYPKVSAQMQEAIKKADAEFTKKAANMKTDQEKRDLARQLNQNIAELENKLVVPMEKDVVQAVDQVRKNKGLDAIVVQGSIIAGFENATDETQEVVNILKK; this is encoded by the coding sequence ATGAAATTGAAAAAGCAGATAGCTTCTCTCGCAGTAATCGGTATGATGAGCGTAGTGGCCGCTACGTCCGCCTTTGCAGCCGGCGTCGGTTACGTCAACTTCGATACCTTGATTTCTTCTCATAAAGATTATCCGAAAGTCAGCGCTCAGATGCAGGAAGCCATCAAAAAAGCCGACGCAGAATTTACGAAAAAAGCTGCCAACATGAAGACGGACCAGGAAAAACGCGATCTGGCAAGACAGCTGAACCAGAACATCGCCGAATTGGAAAATAAACTGGTCGTTCCCATGGAAAAAGACGTCGTACAGGCCGTCGACCAGGTTCGCAAGAACAAGGGCTTAGACGCCATCGTCGTTCAGGGCTCCATCATCGCCGGCTTCGAAAACGCGACAGACGAAACGCAGGAAGTCGTCAATATCCTGAAAAAATAA
- a CDS encoding JAB domain-containing protein, whose product MCRITFQRVALIKEYGKRYQFDRDICSPDKAVQVFNDVLHLNESDVERFAAIYVNNKKQLVAVHTLTIGLIDCSLVSPADVYKIALLTGANGVIVAHNHPSGDPEPSQDDLCITQRLAKAGEILGVSLLDHIVIGTNTPDWISLAEQGYI is encoded by the coding sequence ATGTGCCGCATTACGTTTCAGCGCGTAGCGCTTATCAAAGAATACGGAAAACGATACCAGTTCGACCGCGATATCTGCTCGCCTGACAAAGCGGTACAGGTCTTTAACGACGTGCTTCATCTGAACGAATCGGACGTAGAACGGTTCGCAGCAATTTACGTAAACAATAAAAAACAGCTGGTCGCCGTCCATACGCTGACAATCGGCCTGATTGACTGCTCTCTCGTTTCTCCTGCCGACGTATATAAGATAGCCCTCCTGACCGGCGCAAACGGCGTTATCGTCGCCCATAACCATCCCTCAGGAGATCCGGAACCTTCACAGGACGACCTTTGTATCACCCAACGTCTGGCAAAAGCGGGAGAAATCCTCGGCGTTTCCCTGCTGGATCATATCGTTATCGGGACGAATACCCCGGATTGGATCAGCTTAGCCGAACAGGGGTACATATAA
- a CDS encoding NADH:flavin oxidoreductase has product MLFDRCRIGGIDAACPIVRSATFEGMADAQGYPTDKLAQMYERLADGGVGVMITGMMAVSTLEPRQHRQIRIDDDSCVAPLADMVRRVHGHGGKIVAQIVVMGSSIMMPEGEGRVIVSPSGVTEKLGKIEQESHALTTDEIARLTEDAGRAALRAKEAGFDGVQFHSAHGYLASKFLSPYFNRRDDEYGGSLENRARFLLECIASIRKHVGPEYPVWVKINSEDFMKEGGMTFDESLQVMEWLADAKVSAIEVSGGNMSSLPRKGPIRAIRRTKEPMYFVPYAEKAAAKLKGRTDVGVIGGFRQVGEIESCLANTDIAFVSLSRPLLRQPDLPKLWREGSTEPSTCISCSRCFGAEDVDCIFNKQEKA; this is encoded by the coding sequence ATGTTATTTGATAGATGCCGTATCGGCGGTATTGACGCGGCGTGTCCCATCGTCCGCTCGGCTACCTTTGAAGGGATGGCCGACGCCCAAGGATACCCTACGGATAAATTAGCTCAAATGTACGAACGCCTCGCCGACGGCGGCGTCGGCGTCATGATTACGGGAATGATGGCCGTCAGCACGCTGGAACCGCGGCAGCACCGCCAAATCCGCATCGACGACGACAGCTGCGTCGCCCCGCTGGCAGACATGGTACGGCGCGTCCACGGCCACGGCGGCAAGATCGTCGCCCAGATCGTCGTCATGGGCTCGTCCATCATGATGCCTGAAGGGGAGGGGCGGGTCATCGTCAGCCCCAGCGGCGTCACGGAAAAATTAGGCAAAATCGAACAGGAATCCCACGCCCTGACGACGGACGAAATCGCCCGCCTCACGGAAGACGCCGGCCGCGCCGCCCTGCGGGCCAAGGAAGCCGGCTTCGACGGCGTGCAGTTCCACAGCGCCCACGGCTATTTGGCCAGCAAGTTCTTATCGCCCTATTTCAACCGCCGCGACGACGAGTACGGCGGCAGCCTGGAAAACCGGGCCCGCTTCCTCCTGGAATGCATCGCCTCGATCCGCAAACACGTCGGCCCGGAATACCCCGTATGGGTAAAGATCAACAGCGAAGACTTCATGAAAGAGGGGGGCATGACCTTCGACGAAAGCCTGCAGGTCATGGAATGGCTGGCCGACGCCAAGGTCAGCGCCATCGAAGTGAGCGGCGGCAACATGTCGTCCCTGCCGCGCAAGGGCCCCATCCGGGCCATCCGCCGCACGAAGGAGCCCATGTATTTCGTCCCTTACGCTGAAAAGGCTGCGGCGAAATTAAAGGGCCGGACCGACGTCGGCGTCATCGGCGGCTTCCGCCAGGTCGGCGAAATCGAAAGCTGCCTGGCAAATACGGACATCGCCTTCGTCTCCCTGTCCCGGCCCCTCCTGCGCCAGCCCGACCTGCCCAAGCTGTGGCGGGAAGGCAGCACGGAGCCTTCGACGTGCATTTCCTGCTCCCGCTGCTTCGGCGCCGAAGACGTGGACTGCATTTTCAATAAACAAGAAAAGGCCTGA